One window from the genome of Paraneptunicella aestuarii encodes:
- the dapD gene encoding 2,3,4,5-tetrahydropyridine-2,6-dicarboxylate N-succinyltransferase — MSDVKSIIENAFEDRNNISPTTVSVEVKKAVNDTIEQLNSGAARVAEKIAGEWVVHQWLKKAVLLSFRINDNHMIPTSENRYFDKVALKFSDYTEERFRAEGMRVVPPATVRTGSYIGKNVVLMPSYVNIGAYVDEGTMVDTWATVGSCAQIGKNVHLSGGVGIGGVLEPLQAGPTIIEDNCFIGARSEIVEGVIVEEGAVISMGVYIGQSTRIYDRETGEVHYGRVPAGAVVVPGNLPSADGKYSLYAAIIVKKVDAQTRSKVGINALLRAAD; from the coding sequence ATGTCTGATGTAAAATCAATCATTGAAAATGCCTTTGAGGATAGAAACAACATTTCCCCAACAACGGTATCTGTAGAAGTGAAAAAGGCGGTCAATGACACCATCGAGCAGCTTAATTCGGGTGCCGCCCGAGTGGCAGAAAAGATTGCCGGAGAATGGGTAGTCCACCAATGGCTTAAGAAAGCCGTATTGTTGTCGTTCCGTATTAACGACAACCACATGATCCCAACTTCAGAAAACCGTTACTTCGACAAAGTCGCACTGAAATTCAGTGACTACACCGAAGAGCGTTTCAGAGCAGAAGGTATGCGCGTTGTACCCCCAGCTACAGTAAGAACAGGCTCTTATATCGGTAAGAATGTGGTTCTGATGCCCTCTTACGTCAATATTGGCGCTTATGTTGACGAAGGCACTATGGTCGATACCTGGGCGACAGTAGGCTCGTGCGCTCAAATAGGCAAGAATGTGCATTTGTCGGGCGGTGTAGGTATCGGTGGTGTACTTGAGCCACTTCAAGCCGGCCCAACCATCATTGAAGACAACTGCTTCATTGGCGCTCGTTCAGAGATTGTTGAAGGCGTAATCGTAGAAGAAGGCGCGGTTATCTCAATGGGTGTTTACATTGGTCAAAGCACTCGCATTTACGATCGTGAAACCGGTGAAGTTCACTATGGACGCGTGCCTGCTGGCGCGGTTGTCGTTCCCGGCAATTTGCCTTCAGCCGACGGTAAGTACAGCTTATACGCTGCCATTATTGTAAAGAAAGTAGACGCACAAACCCGCTCAAAAGTGGGCATTAACGCACTACTTCGCGCCGCTGACTAA
- a CDS encoding DUF3301 domain-containing protein, whose translation MTLMDIIYIMIGSVIAIQFWHIRGITERANRHLFHFCQERNLQLLAVARFKTRIGIHRGKPDWHTFFIFEFSGNGTDSYSGTLEMKGKQVINTDLPAYRVS comes from the coding sequence ATGACCTTAATGGATATCATCTACATAATGATAGGCAGCGTTATTGCTATCCAGTTTTGGCATATCCGTGGTATCACGGAAAGGGCAAATCGACATCTGTTCCATTTCTGTCAGGAAAGAAACCTGCAATTGCTCGCAGTGGCTAGATTCAAAACACGAATAGGCATACACAGGGGCAAACCTGATTGGCATACCTTTTTTATATTTGAATTTTCAGGAAATGGAACTGACAGCTATTCGGGGACATTGGAAATGAAAGGTAAGCAGGTTATCAATACCGATTTACCTGCTTATCGGGTGAGTTAA
- a CDS encoding DUF3192 domain-containing protein produces the protein MQLRKIAMMAMIPLALTLSGCVISVGGDDGYGSHGDWENREHQNRDSISKLQLDLNHSQVTSILGVPDFTEFHKADDSSYMVLFYRTHRRKGDGITTKDECTPLVFKDDKLIGWGEASYNKL, from the coding sequence ATGCAATTAAGAAAAATAGCCATGATGGCAATGATCCCGTTAGCGTTAACTTTGAGCGGATGTGTTATTAGTGTGGGAGGCGATGATGGATATGGCTCTCATGGCGATTGGGAAAATCGCGAACATCAGAATCGTGATAGTATTTCCAAGCTGCAACTGGATCTTAATCACTCTCAAGTGACCTCAATTCTGGGTGTTCCTGATTTTACCGAATTTCATAAAGCCGATGACAGCAGTTACATGGTGCTGTTTTATCGTACTCACCGTCGTAAAGGTGATGGCATAACCACTAAAGATGAATGTACTCCATTAGTATTTAAAGACGACAAGCTAATCGGCTGGGGCGAAGCGTCTTACAACAAGCTTTAA
- the truC gene encoding tRNA pseudouridine(65) synthase TruC, with product MSLNILYQDEHIVAVDKPAGLLVHRSMIDRSETRFAMQMVRDQIGQHVYTVHRLDKPTSGVLLFALSSDIARVLGEQFASNQVHKGYTAIVRGYIHEQGVIDYPLKEELDKIADKMADQDKEAQSAISHYEPVATFELPYPVGRYQTARYSLLKLYPQTGRKHQLRRHMAHIRHPILGDTTHGDGKHNVFVREQFGFYGLALNANRMSLRHPVTNQLLEIETSIDDRILTLLSQWDYPKQEIRKIWSK from the coding sequence GTGTCTCTAAATATTCTCTATCAGGATGAACATATCGTTGCGGTTGATAAACCCGCAGGATTATTAGTACATCGGAGCATGATTGATCGGAGTGAAACCCGTTTTGCCATGCAGATGGTACGAGATCAAATCGGGCAGCATGTTTATACGGTTCATCGTTTGGATAAACCGACATCCGGTGTGTTGTTGTTTGCATTATCTTCTGATATTGCCAGAGTGCTTGGTGAGCAGTTTGCGAGTAATCAGGTACATAAAGGGTATACCGCAATTGTGAGGGGTTATATCCACGAGCAAGGTGTTATTGACTACCCATTAAAAGAAGAGTTGGACAAAATCGCAGACAAAATGGCGGACCAGGATAAAGAGGCGCAATCGGCTATTAGCCATTATGAGCCTGTTGCTACTTTTGAGCTGCCTTATCCGGTTGGGCGTTATCAAACAGCGCGTTATTCGCTGCTTAAGTTGTACCCTCAAACGGGAAGAAAGCATCAACTTCGTCGTCATATGGCTCATATTCGGCACCCCATTTTGGGTGACACCACGCATGGCGACGGTAAGCACAACGTTTTTGTGCGTGAACAATTTGGTTTTTATGGACTGGCGTTGAATGCGAATAGAATGTCCTTGAGGCATCCGGTCACCAATCAGTTATTGGAGATTGAAACATCTATTGATGATCGCATCTTAACGTTGCTATCCCAGTGGGATTATCCCAAGCAAGAAATTCGAAAAATTTGGAGCAAGTAA
- the map gene encoding type I methionyl aminopeptidase, translated as MSIVIKTPEEIEKMRVAGRLAAEVLEMIGQYVQKGVTTDELNTICHDYIVNEQKAIPAPLNYGHPPFPKSICTSLNHVICHGIPTDKKLKDGDILNIDVTVIKDGYHGDTSKMFVVGKPSILAERLIAVTQECLYKGIEMVKPGCRLGDIGSVIQKHAEGHNYSVVREYCGHGIGATFHEDPQILHYGVPGTGEVLKEGMCFTIEPMINAGKRHSKLLRDEWTVVTKDRSLSAQWEHTLLVTANGCEILTLREEETIDRIISH; from the coding sequence TTGTCTATTGTTATAAAGACTCCAGAAGAAATCGAAAAAATGCGCGTTGCGGGTCGTTTAGCCGCTGAAGTCCTCGAAATGATTGGTCAGTATGTGCAAAAAGGCGTCACGACAGACGAACTTAACACCATCTGTCATGATTATATTGTTAATGAGCAAAAAGCCATTCCTGCACCGTTGAATTATGGTCACCCACCGTTCCCAAAATCCATTTGTACGTCACTGAATCATGTGATTTGTCATGGTATTCCTACAGATAAAAAGCTGAAAGACGGCGATATTCTCAATATTGATGTCACTGTTATTAAAGATGGTTATCACGGCGATACCTCTAAAATGTTCGTTGTGGGTAAACCGTCGATTCTAGCGGAACGCTTAATCGCAGTGACTCAAGAATGCTTATACAAAGGCATTGAAATGGTGAAACCCGGATGCCGTTTGGGTGATATTGGGTCTGTTATTCAAAAACATGCCGAAGGCCACAATTACTCAGTTGTACGCGAATACTGTGGTCACGGTATCGGTGCTACGTTCCATGAAGATCCTCAAATCCTGCATTATGGCGTACCTGGCACTGGTGAAGTGCTAAAAGAAGGCATGTGCTTTACTATTGAACCCATGATCAATGCCGGAAAACGTCACAGTAAGCTATTACGTGATGAATGGACGGTGGTTACCAAAGATCGTAGCTTAAGTGCTCAGTGGGAACATACGCTTTTAGTGACTGCTAATGGTTGTGAAATTCTTACCTTGAGAGAAGAAGAAACGATCGATCGTATTATCTCTCATTAG
- the glnD gene encoding [protein-PII] uridylyltransferase, with translation MSSHSLLSQIQLISSVENREAFKTCIANCYDWLTSEYNGTENIVSLVEGRAAFVDALLCHIWRLMDLHQQPISLIAVGGYGRGHLQPYSDIDLLILSKKSLSKDQQEKIQEFITLLWDIGLDIGQSVRTINETFDLARKDITIATNLIESRLLIGDHSNFEALQDKVHSKKFWSSQDFFLAKYEEQQNRHAKFNDTSYNLEPNVKENPGCLRDIQTIGWVAKKHFHVITGKELVEHGYFTEDELTELHDCRKKLWDIRFTLHLHTKRNENRLLFDYQADIARKLGYYDEEQDQGNDKPAVEKMMREFFRVIRRVAELNGMLLQHFKQDILPLKVSTIEHVNDDFELRDGLLYPLNSRVFDSPIRIMAFFKLLTNMSDVKGLHSATLRLLRNGRRAFSAQYFCEIPECRELFLELVKDIRFFGLPWDLMHKHGIMQAYLPQWDHIVGMMQFDLFHAYTVDEHTHRLIKQLAYFADESRNDSFPRCGRIINNMDKPELLFIAGIFHDIAKGRGGDHSKLGAKCVTAFAEMHNLEEEDTKLISWLVENHLVLSVVAQRRDIYDPEVIQEFATAMRNQNFLDHLYVLTLADIRATNDTLWNDWKSSLLRELYLLTSKALENGLQNKVDLQSRIDEHRKQTRQLLTENQLSLEDAESLWAQFPDDYFIRFKPAQIAWHTQSILKHLAETAGQEGAQLVDIANGTLKAGTEMILFCKDRPALFAQTASVLDSKNCSIHDAQICALNNGYIFDSFIVLEHDGGQIQSESRLQSLRKAVQEQLNKPGVEHKNQRRMPRQLKQLNVPTKVRFFSSQPDATMLELEALDAPGLLAKIGHLFVKQNLTLKVAKITTIGERAEDLFIISNQDGKALSNSEQVELKNKIIELLSE, from the coding sequence ATGAGCAGCCATAGTTTGCTTAGTCAGATTCAACTGATTAGTTCAGTTGAAAATCGTGAGGCCTTTAAGACCTGTATTGCCAACTGCTACGACTGGCTCACTTCCGAATACAATGGCACAGAAAACATTGTTTCGCTGGTTGAAGGTAGAGCGGCATTTGTCGATGCCCTTCTGTGTCACATCTGGCGCTTGATGGATTTGCATCAGCAGCCAATCAGCCTGATTGCTGTAGGTGGGTATGGTCGAGGCCATTTACAACCCTACTCCGATATTGACCTGTTAATCCTGAGCAAAAAATCCTTAAGCAAGGATCAGCAAGAGAAGATTCAGGAATTCATCACCTTGTTATGGGACATCGGGCTGGATATAGGTCAGTCAGTACGTACTATCAATGAGACCTTCGACTTAGCAAGAAAAGATATCACCATTGCCACCAACCTTATCGAGTCTCGTTTGCTCATTGGCGACCATAGCAACTTTGAAGCATTGCAAGATAAAGTGCACAGCAAAAAATTCTGGAGTAGTCAGGATTTCTTTCTGGCAAAGTACGAAGAACAACAAAATCGTCATGCCAAGTTCAACGATACTTCTTACAACCTGGAACCCAATGTAAAGGAAAACCCGGGGTGTTTACGCGACATCCAAACCATCGGCTGGGTTGCCAAGAAGCACTTCCATGTTATTACCGGTAAAGAGTTGGTTGAGCATGGTTACTTCACCGAAGACGAGCTTACCGAATTACACGATTGCCGTAAAAAGCTGTGGGATATACGTTTCACGCTGCATTTACATACCAAGCGTAATGAAAATCGCTTGTTGTTCGATTATCAGGCCGATATCGCTCGCAAGCTGGGTTACTACGATGAAGAGCAAGATCAAGGTAACGACAAACCTGCGGTAGAAAAAATGATGCGTGAATTCTTCCGCGTTATTCGTCGTGTCGCTGAGCTCAATGGCATGTTGTTGCAGCATTTCAAGCAAGACATCTTGCCATTGAAAGTGAGCACTATTGAACATGTTAACGACGATTTCGAGTTGCGCGATGGCTTGTTATATCCGCTGAATTCCCGTGTGTTTGATAGTCCTATACGCATTATGGCGTTCTTTAAATTGCTCACCAATATGTCAGACGTCAAAGGACTTCATTCCGCTACGCTACGTTTATTACGTAATGGACGCCGTGCTTTCTCAGCTCAGTATTTTTGTGAAATTCCTGAGTGCCGAGAACTGTTTTTAGAGCTGGTGAAAGACATCCGGTTCTTTGGTCTCCCCTGGGATTTAATGCATAAGCACGGCATCATGCAGGCGTACTTGCCACAATGGGATCATATTGTTGGCATGATGCAATTCGACTTATTCCATGCCTATACAGTTGATGAACATACCCATCGCTTAATCAAACAACTTGCTTATTTTGCCGATGAATCACGCAACGACTCATTCCCGCGTTGCGGCAGGATCATCAACAACATGGATAAACCTGAACTCTTGTTTATTGCTGGCATTTTCCATGATATCGCCAAAGGCAGAGGGGGAGATCACTCCAAGCTTGGAGCCAAATGCGTTACCGCCTTTGCGGAAATGCACAATTTGGAAGAAGAAGACACCAAGCTAATTTCCTGGCTGGTTGAAAACCATCTTGTGCTTTCCGTGGTTGCACAACGACGCGACATTTATGATCCTGAAGTTATTCAGGAATTCGCCACAGCCATGCGCAATCAGAATTTTCTGGATCATCTGTATGTCTTAACCTTGGCAGACATACGAGCCACCAACGATACCTTGTGGAATGATTGGAAATCATCCTTGCTCAGAGAACTCTATTTGCTGACCAGTAAAGCATTAGAGAATGGTTTGCAAAATAAAGTAGATTTGCAATCTCGCATTGATGAACACCGCAAACAAACCAGACAGTTGCTCACTGAAAACCAACTGTCTTTAGAAGATGCCGAGTCTCTGTGGGCTCAATTTCCCGATGATTATTTCATCCGCTTTAAACCCGCTCAAATCGCCTGGCATACTCAATCCATCTTGAAGCATTTGGCAGAGACTGCCGGACAGGAAGGCGCACAATTGGTCGATATTGCCAATGGTACCCTGAAAGCCGGAACGGAAATGATCCTGTTCTGTAAGGATAGACCTGCTCTATTTGCTCAAACAGCTTCCGTATTAGACAGCAAAAATTGCTCTATTCACGATGCTCAAATTTGCGCCCTTAACAACGGCTACATATTTGATAGCTTTATTGTGCTTGAGCATGATGGTGGTCAAATTCAATCGGAAAGCCGTTTGCAAAGCCTGCGCAAGGCGGTACAAGAGCAACTAAATAAACCCGGTGTAGAGCACAAAAACCAGCGCAGAATGCCACGCCAGCTAAAACAGTTGAATGTGCCCACCAAGGTACGTTTTTTCTCCAGCCAACCGGACGCAACCATGTTAGAGCTGGAAGCACTGGACGCGCCCGGTTTATTAGCTAAAATCGGACACCTGTTTGTAAAGCAAAACCTCACTTTGAAAGTGGCTAAAATTACAACCATCGGTGAACGCGCAGAAGATTTATTCATTATAAGCAATCAGGACGGCAAAGCATTAAGCAATAGCGAACAAGTTGAATTGAAGAATAAAATTATTGAGCTATTGTCTGAATAA
- a CDS encoding flavodoxin domain-containing protein, protein MSEVSIFVGTVYGNSQSVAESVQQKLSSLGYSAEIYDDPSVDDFKKAESVLIITSTTGQGEYPPNVEFFFADIKEQMPMLNGKPFAVVGLADSSYGDTFAGAGKQAYELMLELQGNPLADLKIVDAMETYDAEEDVLPWIDEVYKPV, encoded by the coding sequence ATGTCTGAAGTTAGTATTTTTGTAGGTACTGTATACGGCAATTCTCAAAGCGTCGCGGAAAGCGTGCAGCAAAAACTCTCGTCATTGGGATATAGCGCAGAAATTTACGATGATCCTAGTGTGGATGATTTCAAAAAAGCGGAAAGTGTTCTGATTATCACTTCTACTACTGGTCAAGGTGAGTATCCGCCCAACGTAGAATTCTTCTTTGCCGATATTAAAGAGCAGATGCCAATGTTGAATGGCAAACCCTTTGCTGTTGTTGGATTAGCCGATAGCAGTTACGGTGATACTTTCGCTGGCGCTGGCAAACAAGCCTATGAATTAATGCTTGAACTTCAGGGTAATCCTCTGGCTGACCTGAAAATTGTTGATGCAATGGAAACCTATGATGCGGAAGAAGATGTTCTGCCGTGGATTGATGAGGTTTATAAGCCGGTTTAA
- a CDS encoding YqcC family protein yields MSEKIISHQQVDTLLQELEWVLKSVSLWSEQPPAEQAFESNLPFCCDTMYFQEWLQYVFLPRMRGIIVKQLPLPSKMALLPMAEEAFIKHAGIAPLLEVIRRIDTFFSESE; encoded by the coding sequence TTGAGCGAGAAAATAATCAGTCACCAACAAGTTGATACGTTGTTGCAGGAATTGGAGTGGGTGCTTAAGTCTGTTTCACTCTGGAGTGAGCAGCCACCAGCTGAACAAGCCTTTGAAAGTAATTTACCTTTTTGCTGTGATACTATGTACTTTCAGGAGTGGTTGCAGTATGTTTTTCTACCCAGAATGAGAGGGATTATTGTCAAGCAATTACCCCTGCCTTCGAAAATGGCATTGTTGCCTATGGCTGAAGAGGCATTCATTAAACATGCTGGTATTGCTCCCTTGTTGGAAGTGATACGACGTATTGATACTTTCTTTAGTGAAAGCGAGTAG
- the syd gene encoding SecY-interacting protein produces the protein MLSRTKAALLGFVEKYVEVYRDAGKELRVNFDCSWESPCVTECDSEGSCIWTPTAQNIELNFNKLEMGMDMQIHPDYQDYFCCFWSDHLNARAARGDLQLLMVWNQDDFVRLQENLIAHLLMKRRLGQRDTLFFAQTEDENYILSVLNGTGEVVLEPVGQEPGEILASDLAEFISELKPVVVD, from the coding sequence ATGCTGTCGAGGACTAAAGCTGCATTATTGGGTTTTGTGGAAAAATACGTTGAAGTTTATCGCGATGCAGGCAAAGAACTGCGTGTTAACTTCGATTGTAGTTGGGAGTCGCCTTGTGTCACTGAGTGTGATTCAGAAGGCAGTTGTATATGGACTCCCACAGCTCAGAATATTGAGCTGAATTTCAATAAACTTGAAATGGGTATGGATATGCAGATACATCCTGATTATCAGGATTATTTCTGCTGTTTTTGGAGTGATCATCTAAACGCCAGAGCGGCACGAGGTGATTTGCAACTGTTAATGGTATGGAACCAGGATGATTTTGTTCGTTTACAAGAAAACCTGATTGCGCACTTATTGATGAAGCGTCGTCTGGGGCAACGTGACACCTTGTTTTTCGCTCAAACTGAAGACGAAAATTACATTTTGTCTGTGTTGAATGGAACGGGGGAGGTTGTGTTAGAGCCCGTTGGGCAAGAGCCCGGTGAAATATTGGCTTCTGATCTGGCAGAGTTTATCTCTGAATTGAAACCTGTCGTGGTTGATTAG
- the queF gene encoding NADPH-dependent 7-cyano-7-deazaguanine reductase QueF (Catalyzes the NADPH-dependent reduction of 7-cyano-7-deazaguanine (preQ0) to 7-aminomethyl-7-deazaguanine (preQ1) in queuosine biosynthesis) produces MTQTSTRSQIEQSGELAHLTLGKEVTYEENYNPKLLQAVSRELGRNAIGLQKLLPFSGDDLWNGYEFSWLNEKGKPNVAILECRVPVTSPNLIESKSFKMYLNSFNQTRFATLEEVVEKLKQDLSGCAGETVNVQIAPVASLSSQQQIAQLPGECIDDQDVTISSYQPDSQLLQTDSEIVTETLHSHLLKSNCLITGQPDWASVLIKYKGPKIQREGLLKYLVGFRQHNEFHEQCVERIFNDILNTCEPESLTVLARYTRRGGLDINPFRSNFEAPYENLRLIRQ; encoded by the coding sequence ATGACACAGACTTCTACTCGCTCACAAATAGAACAGTCAGGTGAATTAGCTCACCTAACCCTGGGTAAGGAAGTCACCTATGAGGAAAATTACAACCCAAAGCTATTACAGGCGGTGTCTAGAGAGCTGGGAAGAAATGCTATCGGCTTGCAAAAATTACTACCGTTTTCGGGTGATGATTTGTGGAACGGCTATGAATTTTCCTGGTTGAATGAAAAAGGTAAGCCCAATGTCGCCATTTTGGAGTGTCGGGTTCCGGTAACATCGCCGAATCTGATTGAGTCAAAATCATTCAAAATGTATCTGAATAGCTTCAACCAGACCCGTTTTGCCACACTTGAAGAGGTTGTTGAGAAACTAAAACAGGATTTGTCTGGTTGTGCAGGGGAAACCGTGAATGTTCAGATAGCTCCCGTCGCAAGCTTAAGCTCACAGCAACAAATAGCACAGTTACCTGGCGAGTGTATTGATGATCAGGACGTTACAATTTCAAGTTATCAGCCCGACAGTCAGCTATTACAAACAGATTCGGAAATAGTCACAGAGACATTACACAGCCATCTTTTGAAATCAAACTGCCTGATTACAGGACAACCTGATTGGGCGAGCGTATTGATCAAGTACAAAGGCCCGAAAATACAACGTGAAGGCTTATTGAAATATCTTGTAGGGTTCAGACAACACAATGAGTTTCATGAACAATGTGTTGAGCGGATTTTTAACGATATATTGAACACATGTGAGCCTGAATCACTGACCGTACTTGCCCGGTACACGCGAAGGGGGGGACTTGATATCAACCCATTCCGCAGTAATTTCGAAGCACCTTATGAAAACCTGCGTTTAATACGCCAGTAA
- a CDS encoding GNAT family N-acetyltransferase encodes MTSCEAIEQNQNVRAVYLTAEDLKIACSLLFQAYRDDPVFCDIFQVNLEGYETRLRSAIREELNAFWAAKQPMIGLFDDERMVAVACLNSSEAAFGAGRFWHWRLKMLLTAGYFCTMQMLEKEQKVRENVPAEHFHMLSFIGVHPDAQHHGLGHILMSAVEGVMLEDDNSSGIAVYATLDKYRHFFENGGYRLIKELEVGNIKGHLMFRDRTNSVANPSNSSGSSSPDSAAA; translated from the coding sequence ATGACTAGCTGTGAAGCCATCGAGCAAAACCAAAATGTAAGAGCTGTATACCTTACTGCGGAAGATTTGAAGATAGCCTGCTCCCTTCTGTTTCAGGCATATCGGGATGATCCCGTCTTTTGCGATATTTTTCAGGTTAACCTGGAAGGTTACGAAACCCGTTTACGTTCTGCGATTCGTGAAGAGTTGAATGCGTTCTGGGCTGCCAAGCAACCTATGATTGGTTTGTTTGATGATGAACGCATGGTTGCAGTTGCCTGTTTGAACAGTTCTGAGGCTGCATTTGGCGCTGGTCGTTTTTGGCATTGGCGTTTGAAAATGCTGTTAACCGCGGGCTATTTCTGCACTATGCAAATGCTGGAAAAAGAGCAAAAAGTTCGAGAAAACGTGCCTGCCGAGCATTTTCATATGTTGTCTTTTATTGGCGTGCATCCTGATGCTCAGCATCACGGATTGGGTCATATATTGATGTCTGCGGTTGAGGGCGTCATGCTGGAAGATGACAATAGCTCTGGTATTGCAGTGTATGCGACCCTAGATAAGTACAGACACTTCTTTGAAAATGGCGGATATCGTTTGATCAAAGAGTTGGAAGTAGGAAATATCAAAGGTCATTTGATGTTTCGTGATAGAACCAATTCGGTTGCTAATCCTTCAAATTCATCTGGCTCAAGTTCGCCTGATAGTGCAGCCGCTTGA
- the ppnN gene encoding nucleotide 5'-monophosphate nucleosidase PpnN: protein MSTIQLNALGVMSQLSQLEVDRLDQSTSKELYQIFRNCCLAVLNSGAEKDDFEEMFSPYEDFEVNLIRRERGVKIELVNPPEISFVDGKIMQGVHEHLFAVLRDLLHMSAKLETHELDLTDAVHITHVVFDMLRNAEVIRTEQDPNMVVCWGGHSINDIEYKYTKKVGYQLGLREMNICTGCGPGAMKGPMKGATIGHAKQRYQHGRYLGITEPSIIAAEPPNPIVDKLVIMPDIEKRLEAFVRTAHAIVIFPGGVGTAEELLYLLGIMLHEKNKDQILPIVLTGPKECEEYFRSIDAFVGATLGEEAQKLYDIVVDDPVKAARLIKQRQADVRQYRKETGDSYHFNWSLKIEQEFQKPFFPSHENMSNLNLSFDQPKASLAAALRRAFSGIVAGNVKAEGLAQIREHGPFQINGDPKLMEMMDALLKSFVAQKRMKLPGSEYIPCYEVIRS, encoded by the coding sequence ATGAGCACAATACAACTAAACGCTCTCGGCGTTATGAGTCAGCTGTCACAACTTGAAGTTGACAGATTAGATCAATCAACCAGTAAGGAACTGTATCAAATCTTCCGAAACTGTTGTTTGGCCGTATTAAACAGTGGCGCCGAAAAAGACGATTTCGAGGAAATGTTCTCTCCTTATGAAGATTTTGAAGTTAACCTCATACGCAGAGAACGCGGCGTAAAAATCGAGTTGGTCAATCCTCCGGAAATCTCTTTTGTCGATGGCAAGATCATGCAAGGTGTACACGAACACTTGTTTGCGGTTTTGCGCGATCTATTGCACATGAGTGCCAAATTAGAAACCCATGAACTTGATTTAACCGATGCTGTACATATCACCCACGTAGTGTTTGATATGTTGCGTAACGCAGAGGTTATCCGCACCGAGCAAGACCCCAATATGGTGGTTTGCTGGGGTGGACACTCCATTAACGATATCGAATACAAATACACCAAAAAAGTAGGCTATCAACTTGGCCTGCGTGAAATGAATATTTGTACCGGTTGTGGGCCTGGCGCCATGAAAGGGCCAATGAAAGGGGCGACCATTGGTCATGCCAAGCAGCGCTATCAACATGGCCGTTATTTAGGTATTACTGAACCAAGTATTATTGCCGCGGAGCCACCAAACCCTATCGTAGACAAGCTGGTTATCATGCCTGATATCGAGAAACGTTTGGAAGCCTTTGTGCGTACCGCTCATGCCATTGTCATTTTCCCGGGTGGTGTGGGCACAGCCGAAGAATTGTTGTACTTGCTTGGCATCATGCTGCATGAAAAGAACAAGGATCAAATATTACCCATCGTGCTCACAGGCCCTAAAGAATGTGAAGAATACTTCCGTTCCATTGATGCTTTCGTTGGTGCGACATTAGGTGAAGAAGCACAAAAACTTTACGATATCGTTGTCGATGATCCTGTAAAAGCCGCGCGTTTGATAAAGCAACGTCAGGCTGACGTAAGACAGTATCGTAAAGAAACCGGCGATTCCTACCATTTCAATTGGTCATTAAAAATTGAACAGGAGTTCCAGAAGCCATTCTTCCCAAGTCATGAAAATATGAGCAATCTGAACCTGAGCTTTGATCAACCCAAAGCGTCGCTGGCTGCCGCTCTGCGCAGAGCCTTTTCGGGTATTGTTGCGGGTAATGTCAAAGCGGAAGGTTTGGCTCAAATTCGTGAACATGGGCCATTCCAGATTAATGGTGATCCTAAACTCATGGAAATGATGGACGCACTATTGAAGTCATTTGTTGCCCAAAAACGCATGAAATTACCCGGTAGTGAATATATTCCGTGTTATGAGGTAATTCGCTCTTAA